DNA from Methanomicrobia archaeon:
CAGGGAACGAAGCCGACCGAATGATCGCGCGATATTTTAAAGGCATTCAGCCGCACATAAACCTCGCGGAAATAGCAGCGGAGATTGCTTTTTTACCCGGTGCACCAGAGCGAGCGTTGGAGATCGCCAAGAACTTCTCAAACTGCACGCGGGTAACAGCGCAGCGGGAATTTGTCACGTACAAAGGTGAGCTTGAAGGGAAGGAGGTCTGTGCGACTTCAACGGGTGTTGGATGCCCGTCTGCGGCGATCGTGGTGGAAGAGCTTGCGAATTGTGGGGTGAAGACGTTTATACGAGTGGGCACAACCGGTGCAATTCGGCAGGATATAGAACTTGGCGAGGTGGTAATACCGGAAGCTGCGGTGCGGGACGACGGCACGACGAAAGAATACATTGGCAATGGAGATCCCGCTGCTGTTGCGACCCCGGAAGTTGTTGCCGCGTTACGGAAATCAGCAAAGGAGACAGCAGTAAGACACCGTGTAGGAACCGTGCGGACGAATGACGCTTTTTACGGTGCGTCTGATTTCGAAGGTGTGATGACGCGCTACCAGCATTAGGGATAGTGAGCTTTGATATGGAATGCTCCGCTATTTTCACCGTTGCCGCACTGAGAGGGTTACGTGCGGGTGCCGTGCTGGGCGTCGTTGGCAATCTGGCTAACGATGAGCACGCATATAAAGACGAGAAGCAGGAACCGTTGGCCTGTGTATACAAAAAGAAGGCGGAAGAAGCGGTAGAAAATGCGATCACGGTTGCGGTTGGTGCGGTAAACTACTTGGATGCGGTTTAAATGGCATCCGTGTAGAAGCGTCTTCTCTTCTCGAAAGCGAAAACGCATTTCTAGTTATTTGTTCGTTCACCTCACCGGATCCAACCACTTCATGTACTTCTCCTCGCGCGCCTTGAGCACATTGAAGAACTTCTTTTGCAGCACGCCGGTCACTTCGCCCTTCTTACCGCTGCCTATTGTTACGTTGTCGATCTCGCGTATCGGTGCCATTTCCGCTGCCGTACCGGTAAAGAAGACTTCGTCTGCATTCAATAATTCATCCTTCGATATGAGCTTCTCCACCACTTCGTAGCCCATATCGTGCGCAAGCTCGATGACCGAAGCCCGTGTGATTCCTGGCAGAATAGACGACCCCGCTTCCGGCGTGTACAGAGTTCCATCCTTCACAATGAAGACGTTCTCACCCGGGCCTTCAGCCACATAGCCCTTGGTATCAAGCAGTATCGCCTCGCCAAAGCCTCGTCCTTTCGCGTCCAACGACGCCAAAATCGAATTAAGATAGTGGCCCACCGCCTTTGCGGTAACCGGCAAGGTGCTGGGATCTATTCGTCGCCATGACGAGATCGTGCAGCGTATACCACCTTCAGCCGCCTCATCGCCAAGATAAGCACCCCAAGGCCACGCCGCAACAGCGCAATCCACCGGGCACTCCGTGGGGTTCAGCCCCAAGTGATGGTACCCGAAGAACGCAATTGGCCGTATGTAGCACGCATCAAGACTGTTGATACGAACCGTTTCCTTTATCGCCTCCCCCAGCTCGTCCCGTGTATATGGAATTTCCATCTGGTAGGCCTCCGCGGACCGATACATTCTCTCTACGTGCTCTTTCAGCCTGAAGATGAACGATCCCTTCTCCGTTGCATAGCACCGAATACCCTCGAATACGCCAGATCCATAATGCAAGCCGTGTACAAGAACGTGCACTTTCGCTTCCTTCCACTCTACAAACGCACCGTTCAACCATATTTTTCCTTCGCCGGTAAAAGCCTCTGCCATCAGTATCACCCCTCGTATTATTGTCTTTTTAGTATAAACACTTTTCTCTTAAGAATACCCGGCTAAAAGGATAAGATCGGTCTGTTGTTTATCTGCCGCTTTATTACCTTCCCTTCAAGCTTTAATTCGTGCCAGGCCGCGCGTAATCGCTCCTCCTGCTCTTCGTCGCCCACTAACGCGACAAACGAGGGGCCCGTACCGGATAGACTCACGCCCTTTACACCGCACTCCAACGCCTTGAGCATCGGCTCAGGATCAAAATGCAGCGCCGCGCAATATAAAAAGCCATTTAACGTCATCGCCTCTTCAAATCTGCCATTCATTGCCCATTCATACGCGCGATCCACCCACGGAGCGATCAATCGCGACCGGTTCACATCGGTATCCGCGGTAAATGCTGTTGTTCGCGGCACGAAGATAAGAACCTTAGAATCCCTCTCCTCGCGTTTTAGCAGCTCACGCTTCTTATTGTCCGTGATCACGATCCCCCCGAGCGCAGAAGCGCAGGCATCGTCAAACGCGCCGGTTATGGACACGCCGACATCCAGAGCAGCGTCGACACCCAGTCGTATCGCCTCCAATGTCCCTATTGCGCCTTTCGCCTCTTCTCCGATTGCATCCAGCGTAGCAACGATCGTAGCATTGGCCGCCGCGCTGCTGCTCTTCAGCCCGCTTCCAATTGGGATCTCACTCCGCGTCTTTACCTGTGCACGTAACGGTAGATTAAACTTAGTCAGCACCAACTCCACGCATCGCTCTATTAGCCGCGTATCCGCCCGAATTCCAGCCGCCTGTTCTATAGTCCCTTCAATCCCTTTGAAATCCCCGCCGAGCTCCACTTCCGCATACGTCCACAAATCGATACCGAAAGCAGAGCCCTTGTAGGTCGCTATTGCGTTGATTATGGTCCCTGCTCCACTTGCTTTGCCACGCCCTTTCCCGCTTCTCCCTGTGCCCATGCTTTTGCTACCCCCTGTGCCTTCCAGACTTCTCTGTATGCCGTGCTCAAAGCGGATTGATAACTAATGATAGTGATAATAGAGGCGAGTGTAAATAAGCCTACTTTAAAGGAGTCCTTACCAAAAAGAACCGGCAACCAAATTTTTACGGGATAGTAGCATACCTCTGTCGTACATACCCTTTTCTTATTACGGCCCGCATTACAATTATACCTGAAACTATTCAATTAGCCGCTATAAATTCAGGGGGCGTAGATATGAACGTATTGGTCTTCTTCAAGCCAGACATAAAGAAGCTGGAGGCAAAGAGTGATGTTACAGGCCTGACAAAGGCGTTAAAGGATGGAGATAAAACGGTTCGGTGGCGAGCGGCAGAAGCTCTGGGAAAGATAAAGGATATACGGGCAATAGGACCGCTCATTCAAACGCTTAAAGATAGGGATGACGCTGTTCGCGCGAGTGCCGCGTGGGCTCTTGGAAAGAGACGAGTGGAACGAGCGGTAGAGCCCCTCATTCACGCTCTGGAAGATAAAAGAGGGATTGTTCGCGCGAATGCCGCATGGGCCCTTGGCGAGATACAAGAGGGTAAGGCGGTAGAGCCTCTTATTCAGACTTTAGAAGATACTGAAGAGGATACAGTGGTGAGACGTCGGGCAGCAGAAGCGCTGGGTGAGATAAAGGATGTCACGGCGGTAGAGCCCCTCATTCAGATGTTCAAAGATGACGACGACGATCTTCGACGGTCGGTAACAGAGGCTCTTAGAAAGATAGGCACGCCTGCGGTCGAACCCCTCGTTCAGGCTCTGGAAGACGAAGATGAAGCCGTTCGCTCTGGTGCAGCAGCGGTTATCGAGACCCTAAAAGAGGCCGATACGTTTGAGCAAGAGAAACGCGAATTGAAAGTGCGTGATCTCAAACCAAAAACACGAGTGCCCGAGTTAGACGATTTGCAGTGGTATAACAAGGGACTCGATCTATACGAGCGTGGTAAATATGAAGAGGCGATACGATGCTTTGATAATGCATTAGAGAAAAATCCAGACTCTTATCACGCATTAAACAGGAAAGGAATAGCTCTGGATGTGATTGGTAAGTATAAGGAGGCCGTAGACAGTTATGATGCGGCTTTGAAGCTCAACCCCGGCGATGCGAGGGCTTTGAATAACAAAGGACTCGCTCTGAGGCATCTTGATAGACTTGAAGAGGCTATAGAATGCTATGAGAGCGTCTTAAAGCTGGACCCCCGGGATGGAAGTGCGTGGAATAACAAAGGAGTTGCGCTGTATGAACTTGGCAGCTATAACGAGGCGATACGATGCTACGATAAGGCACTGGAAATAAATCCGAGGGATGTTGATGCGATCTATAATAGAAAATTGTGTTTGGAGAACGTCAAGTAAAATCCCTGTTTAGTACGACCTCTTGCCGTTCCTCACTGCTGATTATAACCCTAATTGGAGCAATAAAAACAGGCTTTGCTCTTAAAGTCGAAAAAATCAGGAACCGTAGAACTGGAACTATTTTTTTGATTGATAATACTTTTCTCCCTTGAAGAAAACCGAAAAGCTTTTATATGCGCTGTTAACATTATAAATAATTGAGATTGGTCCCCACGGGGGTTAATCTCCTTCAATATTTTTTTATATGGATTATAAAGTCGTTTGTTTATTTTTCTCGTCCATCAATTTGTACGCTTCTTCAACGCTTAAAACCTTGATTTCTCTGGAAGGATTTAGCCGCTCTACAAACTTCATTTTTGAATATCCTTCTTCATCCAAGCATATTATACAATCCCCCTTCTGTAAGGCAATCTGTTGGTTTACAAGATCTTCAAAGGATACCGATCCGCCCTCTTTTCCCGCAAAATTTAAAAGTGATTGAAAGAAATCAGTCTCCCTAATAATCTTATTGTCTACCTCCTTAGATTTATGGATAAGAATAAGTGGATGGGGGAAGTGCCGTTCTGTTTTTAAGGAATGAGGATAGTCAGAAGCCAAATATTCGATCTCCGCATCTCCTACGAATTCTGTCTTGACAAATGCTGGTGTCCTATCTTTTAGCTGTTCGAATATTTCTTTAGCGTCAAAATGATGAACTGTTTTTCCAAGATATCCGCAAATGAGGTCACATAAAGAGATGCAAGGATAGGTTAGATCTCCGTAGGGGACTATATTTATCTTCTCAGCTTTTTTTCCTATGAATTTCCATGCCTTGGTTATCTTTCCCGATATTCCATCTAAAGCGACATGTCCTGTAGTATCGAGATAATTCCAATAATATCTCCAAACAGGTATAATAGGATAATAATTATGTAGCGTTTTTTCTAGAAAATCAAGTCCGTCTATTTGACCTTTAATAGTGTCTACTTTATCAAACAAGAAGGTATCTGTTACGTAAATCCGCGTAACATTTTCAATTTTTAATAAACGTTCTGTTAATCCTACGTGTGCTTCATGTAGGTCGTATGACGGTATTAGTTTTATGATATCTTCAGTTTTTAAAACGAATCGAGGCAGATTTATGTTATACTCTTCATAAAAATTCTTTATGATTTCAAAATAGTGCCTTCTAAATTCTGATTGCCCTTTGATTTCTACTGCGACCCCCGTAAGATTAACAAATTTGCCCCTCCGGATTATTCCAGAATCTGCAGCAACTATACAATCGCTGAGCATAATACATGAAATATTTTTTAAGTATTTAAACTTACTGCTATATGGATTTTACTCTTAAAGTCGAAAAATTGATGGACTTCAGGTGCAAACGCTCATGAGGGGTAAAACCATGAAAAACCGGCAAATATTTATACATTCAGTTCATATCCTTTGTTTGTCATTAAGAAAAGAAGGAGAAGGAGAAAATGACGAAAGAGATTGTTATTGTCGGTGGTGGGGTCGCCGGGATATTCGTCTTGCGGAACTTATTTGCGAAGAAGGACGACGTGGAAGAAGGACTGCACATCACGCTTATAAAGCGAGAGAAAAGCGGCTGGGTCTCCACTTGTGGATTGCCGTTCGCGTTACGTGGGTGGTATGAACTCGAGAGGACGGAGATACAGAAACCACAGTTTTACCTCGAACAAGGCGTTGATTTCAAAGCTGATAGCGATGTGACGAAAATCAATCTGGAGGAGAAAAACGTGGTACTGAAGACGGGAGACAAGCTCAACTACGATTACCTCGTCATAGCGACGGGAAGGAAACAATCGGTGAAAGAGACGACACTTGACGGCGTTTTTACGTTTAATAACGAAGATGACGCGTGTCTAATAGAAGAGACTCTGAACGCAAGAGAGGTAAAAAACGCGTTTGTTCGCGGTCGTGGCATTATAGGCTTGCAATCGGCAGTTGCGTTTGCCGAACGAGGCATCAAAACCACTATTCTTGGCGGACCACCTTCATTGCTGCCTTCGAGCTTGGATCCCGATATGGGCGACCTTGTCAAAGAGCGACTGGAGAAAGAAGGTATGCGGTTTATTCTTGATCGGCGAGAGATAACCGCGATACGAGGAAAAGAAGGCTGGGTGAAATCGGTGGTGATCGGCGAGACGGCCGAGGAGAAAGAGGAAATCCCAGCAGAGATTGTGATCATTGGGAAATGGATGGTCCCTGAAACAGACCTCACAAAGGACACGGGAATCGCGATAGGGGAAACCGGCGGAATCGTTACTGATCGGTCGATGCATGTGAAGAGAGGAAGACACACGTTGGACACTGTGTACGCCCTTGGTGACTGTGCAGAGGTTGTTGACGGCATCACCTATCGCTCGAAACTGAATCAAATGGCCTCCACAGCGGTCGTTCAGGCGCGAGTCATCGCTGACAACATACTCAGCGATATCCAAGACCTCCCGAGTTTGTATTCCTCCTATGAATACTGTATCAGTCCAACCGTAGCGGACATCGGTGGCGGTCTCCTGATGGGCTCCGTGGGTGTGACTACCGATGCCGCAAACCGTGCAGGAATAAAAACAATCAGTGGTAAGGCCACGAAGCTCATCAAGGCGCGCTACTTCCCCGGTGCGACATCGCTGACCCTGAAACTGATCTTCGATGCATTCACCAAGAAATTGATAGGCGCGCAGATGGTCGGTGAAGCCACGGTTGCCGAACGAGTGAACGAATTTGCCGTTGCCATCCGCACGGGTATGACCGCAGCGGAACTCCGAAATATGGAACGGTGCTTCGACCCGTCACTTGCGCAATTGGAGGACGTAACAGTAGACGCTGCAAAAAACGCCTTAGAGAGTGCATAAGCTTACTCAAACAGAAATCCAACCTTTTTCCTTTCTTTTTTTCTAGTTCGTTTACGTTGTGCCTTTTTGGAACTTTGGAGAACCAGAAGGCCATAGTATAGGAATGGGATGCAAGGCATGCTTACAAAATCTCACCAATCAACCGCTTCGCCCACGTCAGCTTCTTCTTCTTCCGTGCAGTTACCTGCTCATCCTCGAAATCGAACCCGATCAGTTCGATACTACGCGCACCACATTCCTTCGCCAGGAACACACACCGATCGCCATCGGTGAACCCACCGAAGTTGTACACGTTATGCAGTGGCTTACTTTGCGTTGTGCAGAGCACGTTCTCGGTTAATGCGGGCAGCACCTTCTTCAGCATGGGGATATTATCCCCGTGCGCGTGCACCACGAGTATCGAGCCAAGCCG
Protein-coding regions in this window:
- a CDS encoding branched-chain amino acid transaminase; translated protein: MAEAFTGEGKIWLNGAFVEWKEAKVHVLVHGLHYGSGVFEGIRCYATEKGSFIFRLKEHVERMYRSAEAYQMEIPYTRDELGEAIKETVRINSLDACYIRPIAFFGYHHLGLNPTECPVDCAVAAWPWGAYLGDEAAEGGIRCTISSWRRIDPSTLPVTAKAVGHYLNSILASLDAKGRGFGEAILLDTKGYVAEGPGENVFIVKDGTLYTPEAGSSILPGITRASVIELAHDMGYEVVEKLISKDELLNADEVFFTGTAAEMAPIREIDNVTIGSGKKGEVTGVLQKKFFNVLKAREEKYMKWLDPVR
- a CDS encoding shikimate kinase: MGTGRSGKGRGKASGAGTIINAIATYKGSAFGIDLWTYAEVELGGDFKGIEGTIEQAAGIRADTRLIERCVELVLTKFNLPLRAQVKTRSEIPIGSGLKSSSAAANATIVATLDAIGEEAKGAIGTLEAIRLGVDAALDVGVSITGAFDDACASALGGIVITDNKKRELLKREERDSKVLIFVPRTTAFTADTDVNRSRLIAPWVDRAYEWAMNGRFEEAMTLNGFLYCAALHFDPEPMLKALECGVKGVSLSGTGPSFVALVGDEEQEERLRAAWHELKLEGKVIKRQINNRPILSF
- a CDS encoding tetratricopeptide repeat protein yields the protein MNVLVFFKPDIKKLEAKSDVTGLTKALKDGDKTVRWRAAEALGKIKDIRAIGPLIQTLKDRDDAVRASAAWALGKRRVERAVEPLIHALEDKRGIVRANAAWALGEIQEGKAVEPLIQTLEDTEEDTVVRRRAAEALGEIKDVTAVEPLIQMFKDDDDDLRRSVTEALRKIGTPAVEPLVQALEDEDEAVRSGAAAVIETLKEADTFEQEKRELKVRDLKPKTRVPELDDLQWYNKGLDLYERGKYEEAIRCFDNALEKNPDSYHALNRKGIALDVIGKYKEAVDSYDAALKLNPGDARALNNKGLALRHLDRLEEAIECYESVLKLDPRDGSAWNNKGVALYELGSYNEAIRCYDKALEINPRDVDAIYNRKLCLENVK
- a CDS encoding FAD-dependent oxidoreductase, with product MTKEIVIVGGGVAGIFVLRNLFAKKDDVEEGLHITLIKREKSGWVSTCGLPFALRGWYELERTEIQKPQFYLEQGVDFKADSDVTKINLEEKNVVLKTGDKLNYDYLVIATGRKQSVKETTLDGVFTFNNEDDACLIEETLNAREVKNAFVRGRGIIGLQSAVAFAERGIKTTILGGPPSLLPSSLDPDMGDLVKERLEKEGMRFILDRREITAIRGKEGWVKSVVIGETAEEKEEIPAEIVIIGKWMVPETDLTKDTGIAIGETGGIVTDRSMHVKRGRHTLDTVYALGDCAEVVDGITYRSKLNQMASTAVVQARVIADNILSDIQDLPSLYSSYEYCISPTVADIGGGLLMGSVGVTTDAANRAGIKTISGKATKLIKARYFPGATSLTLKLIFDAFTKKLIGAQMVGEATVAERVNEFAVAIRTGMTAAELRNMERCFDPSLAQLEDVTVDAAKNALESA